The Roseovarius indicus genome has a segment encoding these proteins:
- a CDS encoding MBL fold metallo-hydrolase, with translation MSPDITAFFDDATNTISYVVRDPAGSACAIIDSVLDFDYSSGRTDTASADRIIAHVTAEGLDVQWLLETHVHADHLSAAPYLQEKLGGKIGIGDKIRVVQDTFGKVFNEGTEFQRDGSQFDRLFVEGDSFHIGQLRGDVLHTPGHTPACLTYVIGDAAFVGDTLFMPDFGTARCDFPGGSSETLFASIQKILALPDATRIFVGHDYKAPGRDEYAWESTVGEQKAKNVHVGAGRDRDSFVKMRDERDATLAMPKLIIPSLQVNMRAGRMPPADEQGDVFLKVPVNKL, from the coding sequence TGCGCGATCCCGCCGGGAGTGCCTGCGCAATCATCGATTCCGTGCTGGATTTCGATTATTCCTCGGGCAGAACCGACACGGCCTCGGCCGACCGGATCATCGCCCATGTCACGGCCGAGGGGCTCGACGTGCAGTGGCTGCTGGAAACCCATGTGCATGCCGACCACCTGTCGGCCGCGCCCTACCTGCAGGAGAAGCTGGGCGGCAAGATCGGCATCGGCGACAAGATCCGCGTGGTGCAGGACACCTTCGGCAAGGTCTTCAACGAGGGCACCGAGTTTCAGCGCGACGGCTCGCAGTTCGACCGGCTCTTCGTCGAGGGCGACAGCTTTCACATCGGCCAACTGCGCGGCGACGTGCTGCACACGCCGGGGCATACGCCCGCCTGCCTGACCTACGTGATCGGCGACGCGGCCTTCGTGGGCGATACGCTCTTCATGCCCGATTTCGGCACCGCGCGCTGCGACTTTCCGGGCGGGTCGTCGGAGACGCTTTTCGCCTCGATCCAGAAGATCCTCGCCCTGCCGGACGCCACGCGCATCTTCGTGGGCCATGACTACAAGGCGCCGGGGCGCGACGAGTATGCCTGGGAAAGCACGGTGGGCGAGCAGAAGGCGAAGAACGTGCATGTGGGCGCGGGCCGTGACCGCGACAGTTTCGTCAAGATGCGCGACGAGCGCGATGCGACGCTGGCCATGCCCAAGCTGATCATCCCGTCATTGCAGGTGAACATGCGCGCGGGGCGGATGCCGCCGGCGGACGAGCAGGGCGACGTGTTCCTGAAGGTGCCGGTCAACAAGCTCTGA
- a CDS encoding FliM/FliN family flagellar motor switch protein, producing the protein MSSEERKSVIHRKALSAREDFDARAMSPSKALRLSLEKCGDRLFSLELTVATLEQRRLTHAQLKEEAGKDDLILLLDGQGGARGAALLDLQFAQALVEVQTTGRVRPGAAADRPMTGTDAAIAAPLVDAMLAGFDEKLDEAAPGHRPIAFRYGDRVGDARGLLLALEAADFELFRMTVDIGGGAKTGILTLILPASVLARPEPGAGEAGEAADFYLGDLAMQVPVTLDAVLDRVQLSLAEVCALKPGMRLPVRASAIGKTELVAASGHVAAQVRLGQMNGMRAVRLNGAGGDDAPQAPGARAQATPDLPDMPLPDPGGAPEFPDLASLSSTDPPTLTGLQDLPSAEIGALPDLPDLPGAGGLSDLPALADLE; encoded by the coding sequence ATGTCGAGCGAGGAAAGAAAGTCGGTCATTCACCGAAAGGCGCTGAGCGCGCGCGAGGATTTCGACGCGCGGGCGATGTCGCCGTCGAAGGCCCTGCGCCTGTCGCTCGAGAAATGCGGCGACCGGCTGTTCAGCCTCGAGCTGACGGTGGCCACGCTGGAACAACGCCGCCTCACCCATGCCCAGCTGAAGGAGGAGGCGGGCAAGGACGACCTGATCCTGCTGCTTGACGGGCAGGGCGGCGCGCGGGGCGCGGCGCTGCTCGACCTGCAATTCGCGCAGGCGCTGGTCGAGGTGCAGACCACCGGCCGCGTGCGCCCGGGCGCCGCGGCAGACCGGCCCATGACCGGCACCGACGCCGCCATCGCCGCGCCGCTGGTCGACGCCATGCTGGCCGGCTTCGACGAGAAGCTGGACGAGGCCGCGCCGGGCCACCGGCCGATCGCGTTCCGCTATGGCGACCGGGTCGGCGATGCGCGCGGTCTGCTGCTGGCGCTCGAGGCCGCGGATTTCGAGCTGTTCCGCATGACGGTCGATATCGGCGGCGGCGCCAAGACCGGCATCCTGACCCTGATCCTGCCGGCATCCGTGCTGGCCCGGCCCGAGCCGGGCGCGGGCGAGGCGGGCGAGGCTGCCGATTTCTACCTTGGCGACCTGGCGATGCAGGTGCCGGTGACGCTCGACGCGGTGCTCGACCGGGTGCAGCTGTCGCTGGCCGAGGTCTGCGCGCTGAAGCCGGGCATGCGGCTGCCGGTCAGGGCTTCGGCCATCGGCAAGACCGAGCTTGTGGCGGCCTCGGGTCACGTCGCGGCACAGGTGCGGCTGGGCCAGATGAACGGCATGCGGGCGGTGCGGCTCAACGGGGCAGGGGGCGACGACGCCCCGCAGGCCCCGGGCGCCCGGGCACAGGCCACGCCCGACCTGCCGGATATGCCGCTGCCCGATCCGGGCGGCGCACCGGAGTTCCCCGACCTCGCCAGCCTCTCGTCAACCGACCCGCCGACCCTGACCGGGTTGCAGGACCTGCCCTCGGCCGAGATAGGCGCACTGCCCGATCTGCCCGACCTGCCCGGCGCAGGCGGGCTTTCGGATTTGCCGGCGCTGGCCGACCTGGAATGA
- a CDS encoding sensor histidine kinase, translated as MVTLNVLVLVCLLYVAFLFAVAFGADRAALLGRGTWLRSPIVYTLSLSIYCTAWTFYGAVGFAARSGLEFVTIYLGPTLVMIGWWWTLRKMVRVGRSQRITSIADLISSRYGKSNTLAVFVTLVAVIGLTPYIALQLQSVTLSFATFAEADPFTDGHPSQQSTAFWVAAGLAVFTILFGTRNLDANERHHGVVMAIALEAVVKLFALLAVGVFVVWGLAGGVDEILARIDSSPIARWEVPGSRWVGLTLLSAAAFMCLPRMFQVMVVESEDEDHLRMAAWAFPAYLMLMSLFVVPIAVMGLELMPAGSNPDLFVLTLPLRNGQEGLAILSFLGGFSSATSMVIVAAIALSTMVSNHIVMPIWLWFTGGSAMVSGDVRSVALLARRLSIAVILFLGYCYFRLSGGGTALAAIGLISFVGVAQFLPALMGGLFWRGATRSGALAGLSVGFILWLYCLFLPSFGASGIMPQAVFENGPFGIGWLRPQALFGAEAMDPVIHAVMWSLLLNACTFITVSLLTLPKPIERLQGAQFVNVFQHSQTPGSWSGGLARSEDLLIMSQRIMGASEAQAMFSKEARKQGIAGYLPEPTPDFLQTLERELSGSVGAATAHAMISQIVGRATVSVEDLMAVADETAQIMEYSSKLEAKTEEQARTARQLREANEKLTQISVQKDAFLSQISHELRTPMTSIRAFSEILRDSEGLSEEERNKYASIILEEATRLTRLLDDLLDLSVLENGQVVLNSQSGQLSDMLDRAISAAGVQDSLRIRRRREAEKIVLHTDLDRLAQVFINLISNAGKYCEAPSPELTIRPQLDNGNLVVDFIDNGPGIPTDQQAMIFEKFSRIGQTQAGGAGLGLAICREIMGRLGGDITYLPGQEGAAFRVVLPVREGATVQAAQ; from the coding sequence ATGGTCACGCTGAACGTCCTCGTTCTCGTCTGCCTGCTTTACGTGGCCTTCCTCTTCGCCGTGGCCTTCGGCGCCGACCGGGCGGCCCTGCTGGGGCGGGGGACATGGCTGCGCTCGCCCATCGTCTACACGCTGTCGCTGTCGATCTACTGCACGGCGTGGACCTTCTATGGCGCGGTGGGCTTCGCCGCGCGTTCGGGGCTGGAATTCGTCACCATCTATCTCGGGCCGACGCTGGTGATGATCGGCTGGTGGTGGACCCTGCGCAAGATGGTGCGGGTGGGCCGCAGCCAGCGGATCACCTCGATCGCCGACCTGATCTCGTCGCGCTACGGCAAGTCGAACACGCTGGCGGTGTTCGTGACGCTGGTCGCGGTGATCGGCCTCACGCCCTATATTGCCCTGCAATTGCAGTCGGTTACCCTCTCCTTTGCCACCTTTGCCGAGGCCGACCCCTTTACCGATGGCCACCCCAGCCAGCAATCCACCGCCTTCTGGGTGGCGGCGGGCCTCGCGGTCTTCACCATCCTCTTCGGCACACGCAACCTCGACGCCAACGAACGCCACCACGGCGTTGTCATGGCCATCGCGCTCGAGGCGGTGGTCAAGCTCTTCGCGCTGCTGGCGGTGGGCGTCTTCGTGGTCTGGGGCCTCGCCGGCGGCGTCGACGAGATCCTCGCCCGCATCGACTCATCGCCCATCGCGCGGTGGGAGGTGCCGGGCAGCCGCTGGGTGGGCCTCACGCTTTTGTCGGCGGCGGCCTTCATGTGCCTGCCGCGGATGTTCCAGGTGATGGTGGTCGAAAGCGAGGACGAGGATCACCTGCGCATGGCCGCCTGGGCCTTTCCCGCCTACCTGATGCTGATGAGCCTCTTCGTCGTGCCGATCGCGGTGATGGGGCTCGAGCTGATGCCGGCAGGGTCGAACCCCGACCTTTTCGTGCTGACCCTGCCGCTCAGGAACGGGCAGGAGGGGCTGGCGATCCTGTCCTTCCTCGGCGGGTTCAGCTCGGCCACCTCGATGGTGATCGTGGCGGCCATTGCGCTGTCGACCATGGTGTCGAACCATATCGTCATGCCGATCTGGCTGTGGTTCACCGGGGGCAGCGCCATGGTCTCGGGCGACGTGCGCAGCGTGGCGCTGCTGGCCCGGCGCCTCTCCATCGCGGTGATCCTCTTTCTCGGCTACTGCTACTTCCGCCTGTCGGGCGGGGGCACGGCGCTGGCCGCCATCGGCCTCATCTCCTTTGTTGGCGTGGCGCAGTTCCTGCCCGCGCTCATGGGCGGTCTCTTCTGGCGCGGCGCCACGCGCTCGGGCGCGCTGGCGGGGCTCAGCGTCGGCTTCATCCTCTGGCTCTACTGCCTCTTCCTGCCCAGCTTCGGCGCCTCCGGCATCATGCCGCAGGCGGTCTTTGAAAACGGCCCCTTCGGCATCGGCTGGCTGCGCCCGCAGGCGCTGTTCGGGGCCGAGGCGATGGACCCGGTCATTCACGCCGTGATGTGGAGCCTGCTGCTCAACGCCTGCACCTTCATCACCGTTTCGCTGCTGACCCTGCCCAAGCCCATCGAGCGGTTGCAGGGGGCGCAGTTCGTCAACGTCTTCCAGCACTCGCAGACGCCCGGAAGCTGGTCGGGCGGGCTGGCGCGGTCGGAAGACCTGCTGATCATGTCCCAGCGGATCATGGGCGCGTCGGAGGCGCAGGCGATGTTCTCGAAAGAGGCGCGCAAGCAGGGCATCGCCGGCTACCTGCCGGAGCCGACGCCGGATTTCCTGCAGACGCTGGAACGGGAGCTGTCGGGCTCGGTCGGTGCCGCCACGGCGCACGCGATGATCTCGCAGATCGTCGGCCGCGCCACCGTGTCGGTCGAAGACCTGATGGCGGTGGCCGACGAGACCGCGCAGATCATGGAATATTCCAGCAAGTTGGAGGCCAAGACCGAGGAACAGGCCCGCACTGCCCGCCAGCTCCGCGAGGCGAACGAGAAGCTGACGCAGATCTCGGTGCAGAAGGACGCCTTCCTCAGCCAGATCAGCCACGAGCTGCGCACGCCGATGACCTCGATCCGGGCGTTCTCGGAAATCCTGCGCGACAGCGAGGGGCTGTCGGAGGAAGAGCGCAACAAATACGCCTCGATCATCCTCGAAGAGGCCACCCGCCTGACGCGGCTTCTCGACGACCTGCTCGACCTGTCGGTGCTGGAAAACGGGCAGGTGGTGCTCAACTCCCAGTCGGGGCAGCTATCCGACATGCTCGACCGGGCGATCTCGGCCGCGGGCGTGCAGGACAGCCTGCGCATCCGCCGCCGCCGCGAGGCCGAGAAGATCGTGTTGCACACCGATCTCGACCGGCTGGCGCAGGTCTTCATCAACCTGATTTCCAACGCCGGGAAATATTGCGAGGCGCCGAGCCCCGAGCTGACCATCCGGCCGCAGCTCGACAACGGCAACCTGGTGGTCGACTTCATCGACAACGGGCCGGGCATCCCCACCGACCAGCAGGCGATGATCTTCGAGAAATTCTCGCGCATCGGCCAGACCCAGGCCGGCGGCGCGGGGCTCGGCCTTGCCATCTGCCGCGAGATCATGGGCCGGCTGGGCGGCGACATCACCTATCTGCCGGGGCAGGAGGGGGCGGCGTTCCGCGTGGTGCTGCCGGTGCGCGAAGGCGCGACGGTGCAGGCGGCGCAATAA